In Zobellia roscoffensis, the following are encoded in one genomic region:
- the rplU gene encoding 50S ribosomal protein L21 — translation MYAIVEMAGQQFKVAKDQKVYVHRLQTEEGKKVTFDNVLLLADGSNVTVGAPAIDGATVEAKVIKHLRGDKVIVFKKKRRKGYRVKNGHRQALTEIVIESIVAKGGKKAAAPKKEEKPAKKEAAPKAAPKKATKADDLKKVEGIGPKIAETLIAAGISTFAELAKADAAKISEIIADVRGNHVTDTWPAQAKLAAEGKWDELKKWQDELDGGKA, via the coding sequence ATGTACGCAATCGTAGAGATGGCAGGGCAGCAATTCAAAGTTGCGAAAGACCAAAAAGTGTATGTTCACCGTTTACAGACAGAAGAAGGTAAAAAGGTAACTTTTGACAATGTACTTCTTTTAGCAGACGGATCGAATGTTACTGTTGGCGCCCCGGCTATAGACGGAGCCACTGTTGAGGCAAAAGTCATTAAACACCTAAGAGGTGACAAAGTAATCGTCTTCAAGAAAAAGAGACGTAAAGGGTACCGCGTTAAAAACGGTCACCGTCAAGCTTTGACCGAAATCGTAATCGAGAGTATCGTTGCGAAAGGTGGTAAAAAAGCTGCTGCTCCTAAGAAAGAGGAGAAGCCTGCTAAAAAAGAAGCAGCACCAAAGGCCGCTCCTAAAAAAGCAACAAAAGCAGATGATTTGAAAAAAGTTGAAGGTATCGGACCAAAAATTGCCGAGACTTTGATTGCTGCAGGTATTTCTACATTTGCTGAATTGGCAAAAGCAGATGCTGCTAAAATTTCTGAAATCATTGCAGATGTACGTGGTAACCACGTAACTGACACATGGCCTGCACAAGCTAAATTAGCTGCTGAAGGTAAGTGGGATGAGTTGAAGAAATGGCAAGACGAATTAGACGGTGGTAAAGCTTAA
- the rpmA gene encoding 50S ribosomal protein L27 has product MAHKKGVGSSKNGRESESKRLGVKIFGGQAAIAGNIIVRQRGTKHNPGENVYAGKDHTLHARVDGLVKFEKKAGGKSYVSIEPFEA; this is encoded by the coding sequence ATGGCACACAAAAAAGGTGTAGGTAGTTCTAAAAACGGTAGGGAATCGGAATCGAAACGTCTTGGCGTTAAGATTTTTGGTGGCCAAGCCGCTATTGCCGGAAATATCATCGTTAGACAACGAGGTACAAAACACAATCCAGGTGAGAATGTGTATGCCGGTAAAGATCATACATTGCATGCCCGTGTAGACGGACTAGTAAAGTTTGAAAAGAAAGCTGGTGGAAAATCTTATGTTTCCATTGAGCCTTTTGAGGCTTAA
- a CDS encoding M16 family metallopeptidase, which produces MKNIFTTLFFLVFALSAEAQIDRSQMPEPGPAPEINLKDPQTFELRNGLKVLVVENHKLPRVSIQLSIDNPPVLEGNKAGVSALTGSLLGKGSKNIKKDDFNEEVDFLGARINFGSTSAYASSLSKYFPRLLELMADAAINPNFTQDEFDKEKQKIITGLKSEEKSVTAIASRAGLALAYTKKHPYGEFMTEESLNKVSLTDVIQFYEDYFVPANAYLVIVGDIKFDDVQTLVEEQFTPWTKATPPSFGFTKPSDALYAQINFIDVPNAVQSEITVENLVDLQKKDPDYLSALMANEILGGGGEGRLFLNLREDKAYTYGSYSRLGNDKYVPARFRASASVRNAVTDSSVVEILKELERIRTEPVTKEELENTKAKYTGRFVMALEDPSTIADYALDIETEDLPKDFYKTYLEKINAITIEDVQQAAQKYIKPKNIRIVVAGKGSEVIDNLENVTYKGRKIPVQYFDKNINATKKPDYNASVPTNVTAKTVLNAYIDAIGGKEKLAGISSYVLLAEAEMQGMKLNLEVKKTNKNQFMQDVTVAGSSMSKQVLNEDKGYMVMQGQRKDMGPDEIAKVKDESAPFPELNYLDANVSLEGIKTIEGKKAYKLKISDEKSIFYDMESGLKLQEVTTAEMAGQVMTSTITYMDYKEVSGIQFPFILAQTVGPQRFEFIVSEIKVNEGVSDSDFE; this is translated from the coding sequence ATGAAAAATATATTCACAACTTTATTCTTTCTTGTTTTTGCCTTAAGTGCAGAAGCGCAGATAGACCGCAGTCAGATGCCCGAACCAGGCCCAGCTCCGGAAATCAACCTAAAAGACCCACAAACTTTTGAACTTAGAAACGGACTTAAGGTTCTTGTCGTGGAAAACCACAAACTCCCAAGAGTATCCATTCAATTGAGTATTGACAACCCTCCTGTTTTAGAAGGCAACAAAGCTGGTGTTTCGGCACTAACGGGCAGTTTACTGGGCAAAGGTTCAAAAAATATAAAAAAGGACGATTTTAATGAGGAGGTCGATTTTCTTGGCGCGCGCATCAACTTTGGTTCTACCAGTGCATATGCTTCTTCTCTATCAAAATACTTTCCTAGACTTCTTGAGTTAATGGCAGATGCTGCTATTAATCCCAACTTTACACAGGATGAATTTGATAAAGAGAAACAGAAAATAATTACCGGCCTCAAATCCGAAGAAAAAAGTGTTACCGCGATTGCAAGCAGAGCGGGTTTAGCTTTGGCATATACCAAAAAACACCCTTACGGTGAATTTATGACCGAAGAAAGCCTAAACAAGGTTTCCCTTACCGATGTGATTCAGTTTTATGAAGATTATTTTGTTCCCGCAAATGCCTATTTGGTAATTGTAGGCGATATAAAATTTGATGATGTCCAGACATTGGTTGAAGAACAATTCACACCATGGACAAAAGCGACACCTCCTTCTTTTGGTTTTACCAAACCTTCTGATGCACTTTATGCGCAAATCAACTTTATAGATGTGCCCAACGCAGTTCAATCCGAAATTACGGTAGAGAATCTGGTAGATTTGCAGAAAAAAGATCCAGATTACCTCTCTGCACTTATGGCAAACGAAATTTTAGGTGGTGGTGGTGAAGGCCGTTTATTCCTGAACCTTCGTGAAGACAAAGCATATACTTACGGCTCGTATTCCCGTCTTGGCAATGACAAGTATGTACCGGCCCGTTTTAGAGCTTCGGCAAGCGTTAGAAATGCGGTTACCGATAGTTCTGTTGTAGAAATCCTGAAAGAGCTTGAGCGTATTCGCACGGAACCCGTAACAAAAGAAGAGCTTGAGAACACAAAAGCCAAATACACCGGTCGGTTTGTTATGGCATTGGAAGACCCTTCTACTATTGCCGATTATGCTTTGGATATTGAAACCGAAGATCTACCAAAAGATTTCTACAAGACCTATCTTGAAAAAATAAATGCGATTACAATAGAAGATGTACAACAGGCTGCACAGAAATACATAAAGCCGAAGAACATTCGCATAGTAGTAGCCGGCAAAGGCAGTGAAGTGATCGATAATCTTGAAAATGTAACCTATAAAGGCAGGAAAATACCCGTTCAATATTTTGACAAAAACATTAACGCAACCAAAAAGCCGGACTATAATGCCAGCGTACCTACCAATGTTACGGCAAAAACAGTCCTGAACGCCTATATTGATGCCATTGGAGGAAAAGAAAAGCTGGCAGGCATTTCATCCTACGTTCTTTTGGCCGAAGCGGAAATGCAAGGCATGAAATTGAACTTGGAAGTCAAAAAAACGAATAAAAACCAATTCATGCAAGACGTAACCGTAGCCGGAAGTTCTATGAGCAAACAAGTGCTTAATGAAGATAAAGGATATATGGTTATGCAAGGACAAAGAAAAGACATGGGTCCTGATGAAATAGCCAAGGTTAAGGACGAATCTGCCCCTTTCCCTGAATTGAACTATCTAGATGCCAATGTTTCTTTAGAGGGTATAAAAACCATTGAAGGAAAAAAAGCTTATAAACTTAAAATTTCTGATGAAAAATCAATTTTCTACGATATGGAAAGCGGACTAAAACTTCAAGAGGTGACTACTGCGGAAATGGCGGGACAGGTAATGACAAGCACCATTACCTATATGGATTACAAAGAGGTTTCCGGCATACAATTCCCATTTATATTGGCACAGACCGTAGGACCGCAACGCTTTGAATTTATAGTTTCCGAGATCAAAGTGAACGAAGGGGTCTCAGACAGTGATTTTGAATAG
- a CDS encoding tetratricopeptide repeat protein — MSHKIRTILFLLGFLIIPFLSLCQYSGQVIINVTYADLNQKLKAEKETGNTKNIALARAELGYFCQKTGVYTEALDQFNKAIILLEKKGPDTLYVNLINRLGAIHMELKNYESAIIHFDKCIREAKKIEAHTAIALAKSNLGACYEKEGDYDKALDYQKESLKLYLKLDDIDGVSLVNENIGSIYEDLEDFGLARSYFETALKYHTTPDKAQANILNNLGDVYRKTGEFERGLHFTQQSLHIAQQINDAEELASAHKDLSKTYHFIGNEDRAYQELLTFLEIDELNKARYRANQASALQVIYDTKEKETKIKELLHEGEIDDAQKYVLVCALVALAVIGFVWFLFLRRKRKEGQKLASYEKRILEVELENKKTGEANLQKEVHLKNSALSRYSLHLAQKNKMLSDLSQTLRNSLVRSNVDLKRKLNTVIKEIDFNLSQEHEWDEFMAFFNEIHPEYIELLNTKALCSLSPAELRLSVLLRLNLSSKEIAAILRLTPDSVRVSRYRLRKKLPIGAKEELSTFLTGF, encoded by the coding sequence ATGAGTCACAAAATCAGAACTATACTCTTTCTTTTAGGTTTTCTAATTATTCCTTTTTTGTCCCTGTGTCAATATTCAGGTCAAGTCATTATTAATGTTACCTATGCCGACTTAAATCAAAAGCTTAAAGCGGAGAAAGAAACGGGGAACACCAAAAATATAGCACTCGCACGCGCAGAATTGGGTTATTTCTGTCAAAAAACGGGGGTCTATACAGAGGCTTTAGACCAATTTAATAAGGCTATCATCTTATTGGAAAAGAAGGGTCCCGATACCTTATATGTAAATCTTATCAATCGCCTGGGAGCCATTCATATGGAGTTAAAGAACTATGAATCTGCAATAATCCATTTTGACAAGTGTATCCGAGAAGCAAAGAAAATAGAGGCCCATACTGCAATTGCCTTAGCAAAAAGTAACTTGGGTGCCTGTTACGAAAAAGAAGGCGACTATGATAAAGCTCTAGATTATCAAAAAGAGAGTCTTAAGCTGTATTTGAAGTTAGACGATATAGATGGAGTTTCTCTAGTAAACGAAAACATTGGGAGTATTTATGAAGATTTGGAAGATTTTGGATTAGCACGCAGTTATTTTGAAACAGCTTTAAAGTACCATACTACACCGGATAAAGCACAAGCCAATATCTTGAATAACTTGGGCGATGTTTATAGGAAAACGGGGGAGTTTGAAAGGGGGCTGCATTTTACCCAACAGTCTTTGCATATAGCCCAGCAAATCAATGATGCCGAGGAGCTGGCGAGTGCTCATAAAGATTTGTCAAAAACATACCATTTTATAGGCAATGAAGACCGAGCTTACCAAGAATTATTGACCTTTTTAGAAATTGACGAGCTAAATAAAGCACGGTATAGGGCTAATCAGGCTAGTGCGTTACAGGTAATTTATGATACCAAAGAAAAGGAGACGAAAATAAAGGAACTCTTGCACGAAGGGGAAATAGATGATGCTCAAAAGTATGTGTTGGTATGTGCATTAGTTGCATTGGCTGTAATTGGTTTTGTCTGGTTTTTGTTTTTGCGAAGAAAACGTAAGGAAGGTCAAAAACTGGCCAGTTATGAAAAGCGTATTCTAGAGGTAGAGTTAGAAAATAAGAAGACCGGGGAAGCGAATTTACAGAAAGAAGTACATCTAAAAAACTCCGCATTATCCCGGTACAGCTTGCACTTGGCCCAAAAGAATAAAATGCTTTCGGACCTTTCTCAAACTTTGAGAAACAGTCTGGTGCGATCCAACGTAGATTTAAAAAGGAAATTGAATACGGTGATCAAGGAAATCGATTTTAATTTATCGCAAGAGCATGAATGGGATGAGTTTATGGCTTTTTTCAATGAGATTCATCCAGAGTATATTGAACTGCTCAATACTAAGGCGTTATGTTCGTTGTCACCTGCAGAATTGCGTTTAAGTGTTTTGCTACGATTGAATTTATCCTCTAAAGAAATTGCTGCAATTTTACGGCTTACACCAGATAGTGTTCGTGTGTCCAGATATCGTTTGCGTAAAAAACTGCCTATAGGCGCAAAAGAAGAATTGAGCACTTTTTTAACGGGTTTTTAG
- a CDS encoding M16 family metallopeptidase yields the protein MKNKLLSGGFFFLAGLCLQAQEVTYEEYDLDNGLHVILHQDNTAPIVTTSVMYHVGGKDRTEGRTGFAHFFEHLLFEGTKNIERGKWFEIVSSNGGKNNANTSQDRTYYYEVFPSNNLELGLWLESERMLHPVIDQKGIDTQQEVVKEEKRLRYDNRPYGQLITVVGENLFKKHPYKDPNIGYMADLDAATLEDVIAYNKKYYSPNNAVLVVAGDIDLTDTKKMVEDYFGDIPKGEEVSRNYPKEDPILKEVRTKTYDANIQIPASVISYRTPGFRERDAYVLDMISTYLSDGRSSKLYKKMVDDQKQALQVGAFNIGQEDYGMYLVYALPVGETSLDVLITEMEEEIAKVRDSLISEKDHQKLLNKFENQFVNSNSSVEGIANSLARNYLLYGDTELINKEIDIFTSITREEIMEVANKYLRPDQRVIIDYLPEEPQAN from the coding sequence ATGAAAAACAAACTACTATCTGGAGGATTCTTCTTTCTAGCTGGGCTCTGCCTTCAAGCACAAGAAGTAACCTACGAAGAATATGACCTAGACAACGGTCTTCACGTTATTCTACACCAAGACAATACGGCACCTATTGTCACAACCTCGGTTATGTACCACGTTGGCGGAAAGGACCGCACAGAAGGACGTACCGGTTTTGCCCACTTTTTTGAACATTTGCTTTTTGAGGGCACAAAAAATATTGAACGTGGCAAATGGTTTGAAATCGTTTCTTCCAACGGCGGCAAAAATAATGCGAACACCTCTCAAGACCGCACCTACTATTACGAAGTATTCCCTTCCAACAACTTAGAATTAGGCCTTTGGCTTGAATCCGAACGGATGCTTCATCCGGTTATTGACCAAAAAGGTATAGATACGCAGCAGGAAGTAGTTAAAGAAGAAAAGCGACTTCGTTATGACAATAGGCCCTACGGCCAGCTCATTACGGTTGTGGGCGAAAACCTGTTCAAAAAACACCCCTACAAAGACCCTAACATTGGTTACATGGCAGATTTAGATGCTGCTACCCTAGAAGATGTTATCGCTTATAATAAAAAATATTACTCCCCCAATAACGCTGTGCTCGTAGTTGCAGGTGATATTGATTTAACGGATACTAAAAAAATGGTTGAAGACTATTTTGGAGATATCCCCAAAGGAGAAGAAGTTTCGCGCAACTACCCCAAAGAAGACCCCATTTTGAAAGAAGTCAGAACCAAGACTTATGATGCCAACATTCAAATTCCCGCGTCTGTAATTTCATATAGAACGCCAGGTTTCAGAGAAAGAGATGCCTATGTTTTGGATATGATCTCTACCTATCTGAGCGATGGACGCAGTTCCAAACTCTACAAAAAAATGGTAGATGACCAAAAACAGGCCCTGCAAGTGGGGGCATTTAATATTGGTCAAGAAGATTACGGCATGTACTTGGTGTATGCCCTTCCCGTGGGAGAAACCAGCTTAGATGTTCTAATAACTGAAATGGAAGAAGAGATTGCCAAAGTTAGAGACAGCCTTATTTCAGAAAAGGACCATCAAAAATTATTGAATAAGTTCGAAAATCAATTCGTAAACTCCAACTCTAGTGTTGAGGGTATTGCAAATTCTTTGGCTCGTAACTACTTACTTTATGGCGATACCGAACTGATCAATAAAGAAATTGACATCTTTACATCTATTACACGCGAAGAAATAATGGAAGTAGCGAACAAATACCTAAGACCAGACCAACGGGTGATTATAGATTATCTGCCCGAAGAGCCACAAGCCAACTAG
- a CDS encoding imelysin family protein, which produces MKYQKIIAVTTSFFAALALNISCGSDDSGVTEEESTSVEEGRSLQIENLYDNQIAPLQVGHISLTEQLVVSANEFKAEPTETTLSALKNSWSEAFMWWMQMEIYNIGVVRNSFIHSQIHEWPVNQSFVEESIATETNINEDFIVSVGSSSKGYGVMEYLLYGSTDTEVLAAMTTGENAENRLNYLLAVANNLQTNAENLQELWSATESSFKERLESGVNGSQNLTVNAVIAGLETIKITKLEQVINNPASPELRLEAYYSEYSKEAILANLEALRDTYTGDFTDDGFGMEEYLVEVLDRPDLNAGILMAFENAITLFSETEESLRSFAKNDADKIVVLRDAVTEIIALLKNDYSSAASIVVTFNDNDGD; this is translated from the coding sequence ATGAAGTATCAGAAAATAATTGCAGTTACAACCTCTTTTTTTGCCGCCTTGGCATTGAATATTTCTTGTGGTTCTGATGATAGTGGAGTGACGGAAGAAGAAAGCACCAGTGTAGAAGAAGGAAGAAGTCTGCAGATCGAAAATCTTTATGATAATCAAATTGCGCCACTTCAAGTAGGGCATATCAGTTTAACAGAACAATTGGTGGTCAGTGCAAATGAATTTAAGGCAGAACCTACGGAAACCACCTTGTCGGCTTTAAAAAATAGCTGGTCCGAAGCATTTATGTGGTGGATGCAAATGGAAATCTACAATATAGGGGTGGTAAGAAACTCTTTTATACATTCACAAATCCATGAATGGCCGGTTAATCAATCTTTTGTAGAAGAGAGTATTGCTACTGAAACCAACATAAACGAGGATTTTATCGTTAGTGTGGGATCTTCATCAAAAGGCTACGGTGTAATGGAGTATTTGCTTTATGGTAGTACTGATACCGAAGTGTTGGCTGCAATGACCACCGGAGAAAATGCGGAAAATAGGCTTAATTATCTGTTGGCTGTTGCCAACAACTTGCAGACCAATGCGGAAAATCTGCAAGAATTATGGAGCGCAACCGAATCTTCCTTTAAAGAGCGCCTAGAAAGTGGCGTGAACGGTAGTCAGAACTTGACGGTCAACGCTGTTATTGCTGGGCTGGAAACTATAAAAATCACAAAGTTGGAACAGGTAATTAACAACCCGGCTTCGCCTGAATTGCGTTTGGAGGCCTATTACAGTGAATATTCTAAAGAAGCTATTCTGGCAAACTTGGAAGCGTTGCGGGATACTTATACGGGTGATTTTACGGATGATGGTTTTGGCATGGAGGAATACCTTGTAGAGGTTTTGGATAGACCTGATCTTAATGCTGGTATTTTGATGGCTTTTGAAAATGCAATCACGCTATTTTCTGAAACAGAGGAAAGTTTAAGAAGTTTTGCGAAAAACGATGCGGACAAAATTGTAGTACTGAGAGACGCGGTAACGGAAATAATCGCATTGCTCAAGAACGATTATTCAAGTGCTGCTAGCATTGTGGTAACGTTTAATGATAATGATGGGGATTAA
- a CDS encoding TonB-dependent receptor, giving the protein MNYRNAFKFLALLLFVACFSTALSAQQGNVEGTISDENGINVPGANVIISTLNKGAISDFDGRFSLVGIPAGNYTLSISYLGYADISQEVSVKEKETTSVSIFITPKTLELDGVEVRGYGLGSQSRALNTQKTNMNITNVVATDQIGKFPDANIGDAVKRIPGITMQVDQGEARNIIVRGLSPQLNSVSLNGSRVPSAEGDNRNVQMDLIPADMIQSIEVSKAVTPDMDADALGGSVNLVTRTSPQGFRLSSTLGSGINFITDKAIINGSFLIGDRSTNGKFGWMASASYNDNDFGSDNVEAEWSDEFEYYTGEDDGEGEPILEEVDVDPYTSVFEQREYLVQRIRRSVSANFDYRFDANNSIFLKTIYNWRDDRENRFALQSEILDGEDIELGDFMVNNGSLTRFPAEITRETKGGIDSNRNKNRRLEDQRMQNYSLGGNHLWGALKMDWMTSFAKASEERLNERYIVFANEYEVINDNTNSRYPLMTAVNSNDAALSNFEYDEVTEENQYTKEEDFNVFVNFEIPSDFFGNGDGSIKFGGRARIKTKLRDNDFFEYDLEDDFPTLADVTVRNLSDSDFLAGSQYLAGPFADEEWLGSLNLVNGESVPDEFLRANFNVDENVYAAYAMTNQKITEKLNLLFGLRLETTKVTAVGNSIIDEEDLIGELKEESSYTNFMPGLHLKYNLSDETILRFAWTNTLARPNYEDLVPSLDVVSGDEEIYLGNPDLEATTSMNFDLMAEHYFQSVGILSGGLFYKNIDNFIYLSRDEATDDFYGEDTEGFEIFQPLNGDGARIFGAEFAFQRQLDFLPGFARNFSLYLNYTFISSTADGIKNEDGEDREDVDLPNTTPNTFNASLGYNDQKFSARLSSNFSDSYIDELGGNEFEDRYYDTQLFLDFNASFKITNSLSVYADLNNITNQPLRYFQSVKDRTQQVEFYGRRLTFGLKYDLFKK; this is encoded by the coding sequence ATGAATTATAGAAACGCATTCAAATTTTTAGCTTTATTGCTGTTTGTTGCCTGCTTTAGTACGGCCTTATCTGCTCAACAGGGTAATGTAGAGGGGACAATTTCCGATGAAAACGGAATTAACGTTCCAGGAGCCAATGTCATTATATCCACTCTTAATAAAGGGGCTATCTCGGACTTTGATGGTCGCTTTTCTTTAGTAGGTATTCCGGCCGGGAATTACACTTTGAGTATTTCATATTTAGGTTACGCAGATATTTCACAAGAGGTTTCCGTAAAGGAAAAGGAAACAACATCGGTTTCCATTTTTATAACACCAAAAACTTTAGAGTTAGACGGAGTGGAAGTAAGAGGGTACGGGCTAGGAAGTCAATCCAGAGCGCTGAACACCCAAAAGACCAATATGAATATAACCAACGTGGTTGCCACTGATCAAATCGGAAAGTTTCCGGATGCTAATATTGGTGATGCTGTAAAGCGTATTCCGGGAATAACCATGCAAGTGGATCAAGGGGAAGCTAGAAATATAATTGTACGCGGACTATCTCCTCAGTTAAATTCGGTTTCCTTAAATGGTAGTCGTGTGCCATCGGCCGAAGGCGATAACAGAAACGTGCAGATGGATTTGATTCCCGCAGATATGATTCAGAGTATAGAAGTGAGTAAAGCGGTTACTCCAGATATGGATGCGGATGCCCTTGGTGGTTCGGTAAATCTTGTGACTAGAACTTCCCCGCAAGGGTTTAGACTTTCGTCTACATTGGGTTCAGGTATTAATTTCATTACGGATAAAGCTATCATTAATGGCTCTTTTCTAATAGGAGACAGAAGCACTAATGGTAAATTCGGATGGATGGCGAGCGCGTCATACAATGACAATGACTTTGGGTCGGATAACGTAGAGGCCGAGTGGTCTGATGAATTTGAATACTACACGGGTGAAGATGACGGTGAAGGAGAGCCAATTTTAGAGGAAGTGGATGTTGACCCTTACACGAGTGTTTTTGAGCAACGGGAATATTTGGTACAACGTATTAGACGCAGTGTTTCGGCTAATTTTGACTACCGTTTTGATGCCAACAATTCCATTTTTCTTAAAACCATTTATAACTGGCGTGATGATCGTGAAAACCGATTTGCATTGCAGAGTGAAATATTGGATGGAGAAGATATTGAGTTGGGAGATTTTATGGTTAACAATGGTAGTTTGACCCGTTTTCCAGCGGAAATTACCAGAGAAACAAAAGGGGGTATTGATAGTAACCGAAATAAAAATAGACGTTTGGAAGACCAGCGAATGCAAAATTACAGTCTAGGTGGTAACCATTTGTGGGGTGCCCTAAAAATGGATTGGATGACTTCTTTTGCAAAGGCTTCCGAAGAACGTTTGAATGAGAGATATATCGTTTTTGCCAACGAATATGAAGTTATCAATGATAATACCAATTCTAGGTACCCACTCATGACTGCCGTTAATAGTAATGATGCTGCTTTATCAAACTTTGAATATGATGAGGTTACTGAAGAAAACCAATATACCAAAGAAGAGGATTTTAATGTGTTTGTGAATTTTGAAATACCTTCTGATTTTTTTGGGAATGGAGATGGTTCCATAAAGTTTGGAGGTAGGGCTAGAATTAAAACAAAGCTAAGAGACAATGATTTTTTTGAGTATGACTTGGAAGATGATTTTCCCACCTTGGCAGATGTGACCGTCCGAAACCTTTCTGATTCCGACTTCCTTGCTGGCAGCCAGTATTTGGCAGGACCTTTCGCTGATGAAGAATGGCTTGGGAGCTTGAACTTGGTAAACGGTGAATCCGTACCGGACGAGTTTTTACGGGCGAATTTCAATGTAGATGAAAATGTTTATGCCGCTTATGCGATGACCAACCAAAAAATCACCGAGAAATTGAATCTTCTCTTTGGTCTCCGTTTAGAGACTACAAAGGTAACGGCCGTAGGTAACAGTATTATTGATGAAGAAGATCTAATAGGTGAATTAAAAGAGGAAAGTTCATACACCAATTTTATGCCTGGTCTTCATCTAAAATATAATCTTAGCGATGAGACCATTCTACGTTTTGCATGGACAAATACTTTGGCTAGGCCAAATTATGAAGACTTGGTGCCCTCTCTAGATGTTGTTTCTGGCGATGAGGAAATCTATTTGGGAAATCCAGATTTGGAGGCGACTACATCTATGAATTTTGACCTAATGGCGGAGCATTATTTCCAAAGTGTAGGTATTCTGTCTGGCGGGCTTTTCTATAAGAATATAGATAATTTTATATACCTCTCCAGGGATGAGGCTACAGATGATTTTTATGGGGAAGATACTGAGGGGTTTGAGATTTTTCAGCCTCTGAACGGTGATGGTGCGCGTATTTTTGGGGCTGAGTTCGCTTTTCAACGGCAATTGGATTTTCTGCCTGGATTCGCTCGTAATTTTAGCCTTTATCTAAATTATACTTTTATATCCTCTACTGCGGATGGTATAAAGAATGAAGACGGTGAAGACCGCGAAGATGTAGATTTGCCAAATACGACTCCCAATACATTTAATGCGTCGTTAGGCTATAATGACCAGAAATTCTCCGCCCGTTTGTCATCTAATTTTTCCGATTCTTATATTGATGAGCTAGGGGGTAATGAATTTGAAGACCGATATTATGATACTCAACTTTTCTTAGATTTTAATGCAAGTTTTAAGATTACCAATAGCTTGAGTGTATATGCGGATTTAAATAATATAACCAATCAGCCACTTCGTTATTTTCAGAGTGTAAAAGATCGTACGCAGCAGGTTGAATTTTATGGTAGGCGATTGACATTTGGCCTCAAATATGACCTTTTTAAAAAGTAA
- a CDS encoding DUF4199 domain-containing protein encodes MKQFAQPIRFGIATSGCLIAYFLILSLFNLHTNIFFSLFNGVITAFGIYEAIKYFKLKNPDSFDYGKGFAAGLVTGFVATLVFTIFFALYSTELNGAFLEQLSTAWFNDYKSFEGIVFFTVAIMGFATSLVLTLSFMQLFKTSRNLKRKLVNNH; translated from the coding sequence ATGAAACAATTCGCACAGCCCATTAGATTTGGAATCGCTACTAGCGGTTGCTTGATCGCTTATTTTTTGATACTCTCCTTATTTAACCTTCATACCAATATTTTCTTTAGTCTCTTTAATGGCGTTATTACCGCATTTGGTATTTATGAGGCCATTAAGTATTTTAAGTTAAAGAACCCAGATAGTTTTGATTATGGAAAAGGGTTTGCCGCCGGTCTTGTAACCGGTTTTGTTGCGACATTAGTTTTCACTATTTTCTTTGCACTTTACAGTACAGAGCTTAATGGAGCATTTTTAGAGCAACTGTCTACCGCCTGGTTCAATGATTATAAAAGTTTTGAAGGTATTGTTTTCTTTACCGTTGCTATAATGGGTTTTGCCACATCATTGGTGTTGACTTTGTCCTTCATGCAACTGTTTAAAACAAGCCGAAATCTTAAGCGGAAATTGGTAAATAACCATTAA